One segment of Castanea sativa cultivar Marrone di Chiusa Pesio chromosome 3, ASM4071231v1 DNA contains the following:
- the LOC142627990 gene encoding putative peroxygenase 4 isoform X3: protein MASSSPSSNYNQEVGGGHIIPLDQNILQKHVAFFDRNQDGLVYPLETFQGFRAIGFGVFFSAVSAFFINLSLSQKTRPGKFPSLLFPIEIKNIQKAKHGSDSGTYDSEGRFVHSKFEEIFSKHALTYPSALTSNELMKMLKANRNPKDYRGWFASYIEWKTLYVLCKDKNGLLQKETVKGAYDGSLFERLEKERSSTKKKA from the exons ATGGCTTCCTCATCTCCATCTTCAAATTATAATCAAGAAG TAGGAGGTGGACATATCATTCCACTTGATCAAAACATTCTGCAGAAACATGTAGCATTCTTTGATAGAAATCAAGACGGCTTAGTTTATCCTTTGGAAACTTTTCAAG GTTTTCGTGCCATTGGATTTGGTGTCTTTTTCTCCGCTGTCAGTGCCTTCTTCATCAACCTCAGTCTCAGCCAAAAAACCCGTCCA GGAAAATTCCCTTCTTTGCTATTTCCAATTGAGATTAAGAATATTCAAAAAGCCAAACATGGGAGTGACTCTGGAACCTATGACTCCGAGGGAAG GTTTGTTCATTCGAAGTTTGAAGAGATTTTCAGCAAGCATGCTCTTACTTACCCCAGTGCTTTAACATCGAATGAACTCATGAAAATGCTTAAGGCAAACAGGAACCCCAAGGACTACAGAGGATG gtTTGCTAGCTATATAGAATGGAAGACCCTATATGTTCTCTGCAAGGACAAGAATGGTTTACTGCAGAAAGAAACAGTTAAAGGTGCTTATGATGGAAGCTTGTTTGAAAGGCTGGAGAAGGAAAGATCATCGACTAAAAAGAAAGCGTAA
- the LOC142627990 gene encoding putative peroxygenase 4 isoform X1: MASSSPSSNYNQEVGGGHIIPLDQNILQKHVAFFDRNQDGLVYPLETFQGFRAIGFGVFFSAVSAFFINLSLSQKTRPGKFPSLLFPIEIKNIQKAKHGSDSGTYDSEGRFVHSKFEEIFSKHALTYPSALTSNELMKMLKANRNPKDYRGWFASYIEWKTLYVLCKDKNGLLQKETVKGAYDGSLFERLEKERSSTKKKAVV; the protein is encoded by the exons ATGGCTTCCTCATCTCCATCTTCAAATTATAATCAAGAAG TAGGAGGTGGACATATCATTCCACTTGATCAAAACATTCTGCAGAAACATGTAGCATTCTTTGATAGAAATCAAGACGGCTTAGTTTATCCTTTGGAAACTTTTCAAG GTTTTCGTGCCATTGGATTTGGTGTCTTTTTCTCCGCTGTCAGTGCCTTCTTCATCAACCTCAGTCTCAGCCAAAAAACCCGTCCA GGAAAATTCCCTTCTTTGCTATTTCCAATTGAGATTAAGAATATTCAAAAAGCCAAACATGGGAGTGACTCTGGAACCTATGACTCCGAGGGAAG GTTTGTTCATTCGAAGTTTGAAGAGATTTTCAGCAAGCATGCTCTTACTTACCCCAGTGCTTTAACATCGAATGAACTCATGAAAATGCTTAAGGCAAACAGGAACCCCAAGGACTACAGAGGATG gtTTGCTAGCTATATAGAATGGAAGACCCTATATGTTCTCTGCAAGGACAAGAATGGTTTACTGCAGAAAGAAACAGTTAAAGGTGCTTATGATGGAAGCTTGTTTGAAAGGCTGGAGAAGGAAAGATCATCGACTAAAAAGAAAGC TGTTGTGTAA
- the LOC142627990 gene encoding putative peroxygenase 4 isoform X2 yields MASSSPSSNYNQEGGGHIIPLDQNILQKHVAFFDRNQDGLVYPLETFQGFRAIGFGVFFSAVSAFFINLSLSQKTRPGKFPSLLFPIEIKNIQKAKHGSDSGTYDSEGRFVHSKFEEIFSKHALTYPSALTSNELMKMLKANRNPKDYRGWFASYIEWKTLYVLCKDKNGLLQKETVKGAYDGSLFERLEKERSSTKKKAVV; encoded by the exons ATGGCTTCCTCATCTCCATCTTCAAATTATAATCAAGAAG GAGGTGGACATATCATTCCACTTGATCAAAACATTCTGCAGAAACATGTAGCATTCTTTGATAGAAATCAAGACGGCTTAGTTTATCCTTTGGAAACTTTTCAAG GTTTTCGTGCCATTGGATTTGGTGTCTTTTTCTCCGCTGTCAGTGCCTTCTTCATCAACCTCAGTCTCAGCCAAAAAACCCGTCCA GGAAAATTCCCTTCTTTGCTATTTCCAATTGAGATTAAGAATATTCAAAAAGCCAAACATGGGAGTGACTCTGGAACCTATGACTCCGAGGGAAG GTTTGTTCATTCGAAGTTTGAAGAGATTTTCAGCAAGCATGCTCTTACTTACCCCAGTGCTTTAACATCGAATGAACTCATGAAAATGCTTAAGGCAAACAGGAACCCCAAGGACTACAGAGGATG gtTTGCTAGCTATATAGAATGGAAGACCCTATATGTTCTCTGCAAGGACAAGAATGGTTTACTGCAGAAAGAAACAGTTAAAGGTGCTTATGATGGAAGCTTGTTTGAAAGGCTGGAGAAGGAAAGATCATCGACTAAAAAGAAAGC TGTTGTGTAA
- the LOC142627990 gene encoding putative peroxygenase 4 isoform X4, whose protein sequence is MASSSPSSNYNQEGGGHIIPLDQNILQKHVAFFDRNQDGLVYPLETFQGFRAIGFGVFFSAVSAFFINLSLSQKTRPGKFPSLLFPIEIKNIQKAKHGSDSGTYDSEGRFVHSKFEEIFSKHALTYPSALTSNELMKMLKANRNPKDYRGWFASYIEWKTLYVLCKDKNGLLQKETVKGAYDGSLFERLEKERSSTKKKA, encoded by the exons ATGGCTTCCTCATCTCCATCTTCAAATTATAATCAAGAAG GAGGTGGACATATCATTCCACTTGATCAAAACATTCTGCAGAAACATGTAGCATTCTTTGATAGAAATCAAGACGGCTTAGTTTATCCTTTGGAAACTTTTCAAG GTTTTCGTGCCATTGGATTTGGTGTCTTTTTCTCCGCTGTCAGTGCCTTCTTCATCAACCTCAGTCTCAGCCAAAAAACCCGTCCA GGAAAATTCCCTTCTTTGCTATTTCCAATTGAGATTAAGAATATTCAAAAAGCCAAACATGGGAGTGACTCTGGAACCTATGACTCCGAGGGAAG GTTTGTTCATTCGAAGTTTGAAGAGATTTTCAGCAAGCATGCTCTTACTTACCCCAGTGCTTTAACATCGAATGAACTCATGAAAATGCTTAAGGCAAACAGGAACCCCAAGGACTACAGAGGATG gtTTGCTAGCTATATAGAATGGAAGACCCTATATGTTCTCTGCAAGGACAAGAATGGTTTACTGCAGAAAGAAACAGTTAAAGGTGCTTATGATGGAAGCTTGTTTGAAAGGCTGGAGAAGGAAAGATCATCGACTAAAAAGAAAGCGTAA